The genomic interval GCTCCCGACCACGTCGAGCACGTAGTGGGTGAGCACGCCGACCCACACCCAGTGGAGGTTGTCGAACACGTAGGGGTACGCGACGAAAACCGCCAGAACTGGGAGGCTGTGCAGGGTCTTTCGGTGGCGGCCGAAGTCGGTGTCGACGTCGGGGAAGAGCGCGCCGAGCACGACCGGGATGGTGGCGGCGGCGACGGTGCGGAGCGTCTCCACGTCGCCGGCGGGGTGGAGGACGTAGCCCAGGCCGATGCCGAGGAGGAGGCCGTTGAGGACGTGGTCTTTCTTGTTCATTCGAGTTCGTTCTCGACGGTTCGGAGGGCGCGCCGGGCTATCTTCTCTTTGATGTCGCGGCGGTCGCCGTCGAACTCGTGGCGCGCGACGGTGGTGTACGTCTCGTCGCTCCCCCAGTCGCCGGCGTGCGCGACGCCGATGTAGACCGTGCCGACGGGCTTCTCGGGCGTGCCGCCGGACGGGCCGGCGATACCGGTGGTGGAGACGCCCCACGTCGTCCCCGCGGAATCCCGGACGGCTTGCGCCATCTGGCGCGCGACGGGTTCGCTGACCGCGCCGTGCTCGTCGAGCGCCTCGCGAGTGACGCCGGTGTCGAGTTTCGCGTCGTACGTGTACGTGCAGTACGTCCGGTCGAAGTAGTCCGACGACCCCGGAATATCAGTGAGGAGGGAGCCGACGAGGCCGCCCGTGCAGGACTCGGTGGTGGCGATGGTGTCGCCGCGCTCGCGGAGCGCGTCCCCGAGCGTCTCCTCGACCGGCGGGTCGCGGGCGTGATTTCGCATACCTCGGGTTTCCGCGCCCGGCCGAAAATAGGTGCCGGCGGCGGTGGCGGTGGTGCGCCGAAAGAGCGAGGGGGGTCGAGTCCCCAGTCGGGGTATGGAGTACGAGGAGCCGCTGTTCTTCGAGGTGATGTCGTACGCCCAGGAGGCCGACCGGGACGTGGTGGACATGGTGTCCGGGAACCCCG from Salarchaeum japonicum carries:
- a CDS encoding CinA family protein, coding for MRNHARDPPVEETLGDALRERGDTIATTESCTGGLVGSLLTDIPGSSDYFDRTYCTYTYDAKLDTGVTREALDEHGAVSEPVARQMAQAVRDSAGTTWGVSTTGIAGPSGGTPEKPVGTVYIGVAHAGDWGSDETYTTVARHEFDGDRRDIKEKIARRALRTVENELE
- a CDS encoding metal-dependent hydrolase produces the protein MNKKDHVLNGLLLGIGLGYVLHPAGDVETLRTVAAATIPVVLGALFPDVDTDFGRHRKTLHSLPVLAVFVAYPYVFDNLHWVWVGVLTHYVLDVVGSKRGIALFHPLSEKEYGLPIGVTTVSNYATVVTIVITALELAVVWAAITYAPQYLPSGFDVAVNAL